One region of Salvelinus namaycush isolate Seneca chromosome 3, SaNama_1.0, whole genome shotgun sequence genomic DNA includes:
- the LOC120044614 gene encoding envoplakin-like: protein MQSNADQVEKNVLRSEELMAVDTVNDKKDRPLLHQKENTEILAGAEGLLKDLFLDVDRAKKLSHPQAGEIEIDVRNLHDRWSKDCTMYRDLYEAVQEVELTPRIDWSQVLEEKQKQIRAERYGPNLSDVEKQIASHNILHQEIEAYGSQMNRSSTGSPAKLSTIQRQYTDLLESSLWRHRYLASLYDYMQGCSKELVYLSEYQERILRKDWSDHMLDPPGVRMEYEKFKNNTLLTHESETNQLQMDGDRLVEMKHPASSTIRAHSDALQNEWQSFLNLCICQEVHLDNIDNYRKYQLDVETLSESMKRLNSNLDPKSLDNKNNPEILLQLEGDERAIERNEQRLVALREFSSTIAPLKLRRLRPTKPTPVVSLCEWTNGEDSVSQAEKLMLKSNLDDEKWEVQTSTGKTKTLPGACFLVPPPDTEALEKVESLDRELSNLKRKRTTLMASLRSPAPVANAPVDTKTTVLASQLDKISKNLDHSEKDILSRLRAPLDRSDTTRDLANRLKEHERDTLTVRNLESEKAAVQRDMDPILAQKPLGPTTSALSLKLSGLNNKFDDTNVLCDLYNKKATASMFLERQINTVDNSVSGFEEQLAEDAAIPDVPNVLQTRIQKLQNMRKDVALKQDEMLKLSRDLESTEQLSSSLQKGFHEYCPDIRRQQTEVKHLKNRYANVNSQLQERTVLLQEATNKNQGFQSSVQSLNLFLTNLPNNTINPSDGLSQINSKQNSQKRVVEDIKRKSDDVGLAVKQSRDLQNVLNEYEAKSDKYRGILKDVDDEDAKRHRTSAMADAVLKKERALLNLYSEVSAENDQLLNKMGLAKNIIAQNDEKVSQVVVKQQRQLQSQQKDLEETDVLKRELADEITRRSHAENDLATYRKRFISLKSRRGVERMEEREVVQYYRDPILEGDLVSLKSRIQDETIKHSGTQTEIKVVNENIIRRETELTNVKPRLLTKVLTEFEKDPQLDKEATKLREEMCKLEQEVQVRDTETVHMKTEITVLAQKRPTIKERVVKKEVVRLEKDPEMLKAVLTFQTEISEEGLRSKSLNDDIFRTRSQINTLERIIPTIQPKIVTKVLKRVEQDPKLIDEVKTIHTSLEEENKMNSDLMKELTSLQIRYSEVEKVRPKLEVKEIINEIYRVDPETEVELVRLRKELHDSNRNCTDLEKEIDSLMVDLKTLRSQKPKSEFKEVTQEVIKEEKSPEVIREIKRLNDQVSLLRVSYDSTLDLLSRLRKERDEWKVEKSKLETKLVNKEVVKYENDPLLEKEADRLRRDVREEIQQRRNMEETVFDLQNKYIMVERQKPEETIVMQEVVRLEKDPKQLLEYEKLNKNLDEEVKSRRKLELEVRQLRALVEEIERNLALMDDRQKKIQVETELRQIKSRILELENTPQPIAEKIIIEEVLKVERDPKLEKLTSGLRTDRDMEETNISRLERDIRNLKIKLDILRKEKSIEKTVYKEVIRVEKDQNVEAERDHLRDLVLQERSSRRDQEDEIQRLNTKVTRLQTTKSSTSHEETSITLNRDSLMREKENLLKTLRTLESEKHDLSISFQLQSKLMSERNQTNRQRGFKMDSEVQRLEKDILNEKDRIHQKETYIMELQNNLKKEDHSETHTRETNLSTRISILDPETGKDMSPYDAYLEGLIDRNQYIHLQELECDWEEITSMGPDGETSILQDRKSGKQFSVRNALKDGRLTQSDLHRYKEGKMPISEFALLVAGDSRPKPYIGPGSSSNLNISSGEELFPISGVLDSTTNSRMSVRSALTRNLIDPTTAQKLLEAQAATGGIVDLNRKDKFSVHKAVELGLIDKSHMHLLLNAQKAFTGVEDPVTKERLAVGQAAEKGWIPQDSAMRYMEAQYLTGGLVNPHKAGRISVQDALNTKIIDSTVAKNLQDKSAHTKELIDPITKEKISYKEAMDRCKKDVTTGLLLLPAASSGDSKDAPSYSNYRFPGSYSQV, encoded by the exons ATGCAGAGCAATGCAGACCAGGTGGAGAAGAATGTGCTGCGCTCTGAGGAGCTGATGGCTGTG GACACAGTGAATGACAAGAAGGACAGGCCCTTACTGCACCAGAAGGAGAATACAGAGATCCTAGCTGGGGCTGAGGGGCTGCTGAAGGATCTGTTCCTGGATGTGGACCGCGCCAAGAAGCTTTCACACCCACAGGCTGGAGAGATAGAGATCGA TGTGAGAAACCTCCATGACCGCTGGTCTAAGGACTGTACCATGTACCGGGACCTGTATGAGGCAGTGCAGGAGGTGGAGCTCACTCCCAGGATTGACTGGTCTCAGGTGCTGGAGGAGAAACAG AAGCAGATACGTGCAGAGAGGTACGGGCCCAACCTGTCTGATGTGGAGAAGCAGATTGCCTCTCATAACATCCTGCACCAGGAGATCGAGGCCTACGGCTCCCAAATGAACCGCAGCAGCACTGGCTCTCCG GCAAAGTTGTCTACCATTCAGAGACAGTACACAGATCTCTTG GAGTCCTCCCTGTGGAGACACAGGTACCTGGCCTCTCTGTATGACTACATGCAGGGCTGCAGTAAGGAGCTGGTCTACCTGAGCGAGTACCAGGAGAGGATCCTCAGGAAGGACTGGAGCGACCACATGCTGGACCCCCCTGGGGTGCGCATGGAGTACGAGAAGTTCAAAAACAACACTCTGCTAACACATGAGAGCGAGACCAACCAGCTACAGATGGATGGGGATCGTCTCGTTGAAATGAAGCACCCTGCCAGCTCCACAATACGG GCACACAGCGACGCATTGCAGAACGAGTGGCAGAGCTTCCTAAACCTGTGCATCTGCCAGGAGGTACACCTTGACAACATAGACAACTACAGGAAG TACCAGCTGGATGTAGAGACCTTGTCTGAGTCCATGAAGAGACTCAACTCTAATCTGGACCCCAAATCACTGGACAACAAGAACAACCCAGAGATCCTGCTACAGCTTGAG ggtgatgagagagcgatagagaggaaCGAACAGCGCCTCGTAGCCCTGAGGGAGTTCAGCAGCACCATCGCCCCTCTGAAGCTGCGGCGTCTCCGCCCCACCAAACCCACCCCTGTGGTGTCCCTGTGTGAATGGACCAATGGAGAG GACTCAGTGTCTCAAGCAGAGAAGCTTATGCTAAAGTCCAACTTAGACGATGAGAAGTGGGAGGTCCAGACCAGCACTGGGAAGACCAAAACCCTGCCTGGAGCCTGCTTCCTGGTCCCACCGCCAGATACTGAGGCCCTTGAGAAAGTGGaaag tctgGACAGAGAGCTTTCTAACCTGAAGAGAAAGAGAACTACTCTGATGGCCTCCCTGAGGAGCCCCG CCCCTGTGGCTAATGCCCCAGTGGACACAAAGACCACAGTGCTGGCCAGCCAGCTGGACAAGATCAGCAAGAACCTGGACCACAGTGAGAAGGACATCCTGAGCCGGCTGAGGGCCCCTCTGGATCGCAGTGACACCACACGTGACCTGGCCAACAGGCTGAAGGAGCATGAG AGGGACACCCTGACTGTTAGGAACCTGGAGTCAGAGAAGGCAGCGGTCCAGAGAGATATGGATCCCATCCTAGCCCAGAAGCCCCTTGGGCCCACCACCTCCGCCCTGTCACTCAAACTGAGTGGTCTTAACAACAAGTTTGACGACACCAACGTCCTCTGTGACCTGTACAACAAAAA AGCCACAGCTTCCATGTTCTTGGAGAGGCAGATCAATACGGTGGACAACTCAGTCTCTGGCTTTGAGGAGCAGCTGGCTGAAGATGCTGCCATCCCTGATGTTCCCAACGTCCTCCAGACACGCATCCAGAAGCTTCAG AACATGCGCAAGGATGTAGCGTTAAAGCAGGACGAGATGCTGAAGCTGAGCAGGGACTTGGAGTCCACAGAGCAGCTGAGCAGCTCCCTGCAGAAGGGCTTCCATGAGTACTGCCCAGACATCCGCCGCCAGCAGACAGAGGTCAAACACCTGAAGAACCGCTATGCCAACGTCAACAGTCAGCTACAGGAGAG AACGGTTCTGCTGCAAGAGGCAACCAATAAGAATCAAGGCTTCCAGAGCTCTGTCCAATCATTGAACTTATTTTTGACCAACCTGCCTAATAATACGATCAACCCAAGTGATGGACTTTCTCAAATTAACTCCAAGCAGAACTCTCAGAAG AGAGTGGTGGAGGACATAAAAAGGAAATCAGATGATGTGGGCCTAGCAGTGAAACAGTCCCGTGACTTGCAGAATGTTCTCAAT GAGTATGAGGCCAAATCTGATAAGTACCGTGGTATACTGAAAGATGTGGATGATGAAGATGCCAAAAGACATCGCACATCCGCCATGGCTGACGCGGTGCTGAAAAAG GAAAGAGCTCTACTGAACCTCTACTCAGAGGTGTCTGCAGAGAATGATCAGCTTCTCAACAAGATGGGATTGGCTAAGAACATAATTGCCCAG AATGACGAGAAGGTGAGCCAGGTGGTGGTGAAACAGCAGCGGCAGCTCCAGAGCCAGCAGAAAGACCTGGAGGAAACAGACGTTCTAAAGAGAGAGCTGGCGGATGAGATCACCAGGCGCTCCCATGCTGAGAATGACCTAGCAACATACAGAAAGAGGTTTATTTCACTGAAAAGCCGTAGAGGTGTGGAACGAATGGAGGAGAGGGAAGTTGTGCAGTACTACCGTGACCCCATACTAGAGGGTGACCTGGTGTCCCTGAAGAGTCGAATCCAAGATGAGACTATTAAACACTCTGGCACCCAGACAGAGATAAAGGTTGTCAATGAGAATATCATCCGCCGGGAGACTGAGCTGACAAATGTCAAACCTAGGCTGTTAACCAAGGTGTTGACTGAGTTTGAGAAGGACCCCCAGCTTGACAAGGAGGCCACCAAGCTGAGAGAGGAGATGTGCAAGCTGGAGCAGGAGGTCCAGGTGAGAGATACAGAGACGGTCCACATGAAGACTGAGATCACAGTTCTGGCACAAAAGAGACCGACTATCAAAGAGAGAGTAGTGAAAAAGGAGGTGGTGAGACTGGAGAAGGACCCGGAGATGCTGAAAGCAGTTCTGACCTTTCAGACCGAGATCTCAGAGGAGGGGTTAAGATCCAAGTCCCTCAATGATGACATATTCCGCACTAGGAGCCAAATAAACACACTTGAGAGGATCATTCCCACTATCCAGCCTAAGATTGTTACCAAGGTGCtgaagagggtggaacaggacccAAAACTCATTGACGAGGTTAAGACTATCCACACCAGCCTGGAAGAGGAGAACAAGATGAACAGTGATTTGATGAAGGAACTCACCAGCCTCCAGATCCGCTACAGTGAAGTGGAGAAGGTGCGGCCCAAGCTTGAGGTCAAGGAGATCATCAATGAGATCTACAGGGTGGACCCTGAGACAGAGGTGGAGCTGGTGAGGCTAAGGAAAGAGCTGCATGACTCTAATCGAAACTGCACTGATCTGGAGAAAGAAATCGACTCACTTATGGTGGATCTTAAAACTCTGCGTTCCCAGAAACCCAAGTCGGAGTTCAAGGAAGTGACCCAGGAAGTGATTAAAGAGGAGAAGAGCCCAGAGGTCATCAGGGAAATTAAGAGGTTGAATGACCAGGTTTCACTTCTGCGGGTCTCATATGACAGCACCCTGGATCTGCTGAGCCGCCTGCGCAAAGAGAGAGATGAATGGAAGGTCGAAAAGTCTAAGTTAGAGACAAAGCTTGTAAACAAAGAGGTGGTCAAATACGAAAATGATCCCCTACTGGAGAAGGAGGCTGACCGTCTGAGGAGAGATGTGAGGGAGGAAATCCAGCAACGACGCAACATGGAGGAAACTGTCTTTGACCTGCAAAACAAGTACATCATGGTGGAAAGGCAGAAACCAGAGGAGACGATAGTGATGCAGGAAGTGGTGCGTCTTGAGAAGGATCCAAAACAACTCCTGGAGTATGAAAAGCTGAACAAGAACTTGGATGAAGAGGTTAAATCCCGTAGGAAACTGGAATTGGAAGTTCGACAGTTGAGAGCCCTGGTtgaggagatagagagaaactTGGCACTGATGGACGACCGGCAAAAGAAGATCCAAGTAGAAACAGAGCTTAGACAGATCAAATCTCGCATCCTTGAGCTTGAAAATACCCCTCAACCCATTGCGGAGAAGATCATTATTGAGGAAGTTCTCAAAGTGGAGAGAGACCCCAAGCTTGAGAAACTAACCAGTGGCTTACGCACAGACAGGGATATGGAGGAAACCAACATCAGTCGGCTGGAAAGGGACATCCGAAACCTGAAGATCAAGTTGGACATCCTGCGCAAGGAAAAGTCCATTGAAAAGACTGTATATAAAGAGGTGATTCGGGTGGAGAAGGACCAGAATGTGGAGGCTGAGAGGGACCATCTCAGAGATCTAGTGTTGCAGGAAAGAAGTTCCAGACGGGATCAAGAAGATGAAATCCAGAGGCTTAATACCAAAGTGACCCGGCTCCAGACCACAAAGTCAAGCACCTCTCACGAAGAAACAAGCATCACCCTCAATAGAGATTCCctgatgagagagaaagaaaatctcCTCAAAACACTGAGGACTTTGGAGTCTGAGAAACATGATTTAAGCATATCGTTCCAGCTGCAATCCAAGCTGATGAGTGAGAGAAACCAGACAAACAGGCAAAGGGGCTTCAAGATGGATTCTGAGGTACAACGTCTAGAGAAGGACATCCTGAATGAAAAAGACCGGATACACCAAAAGGAGACCTACATTATGGAGCTGCAGAACAATCTTAAGAAAGAGGACCACTCTGAGACACACACCAGAGAGACCAACCTCTCCACTAGAATCAGCATCCTTGACCCCGAGACTGGCAAAGACATGTCACCATATGATGCCTACTTAGAGGGTCTGATTGACCGCAACCAGTACATCCACCTTCAGGAGCTAGAATGTGACTGGGAGGAGATCACATCAATGGGTCCAGATGGGGAGACCTCGATTCTGCAGGATCGCAAGAGTGGAAAGCAGTTCTCTGTCAGGAATGCTCTAAAGGATGGCCGCTTGACCCAGTCCGATCTGCACCGCTACAAGGAGGGTAAAATGCCTATCTCAGAATTTGCTCTCCTGGTCGCTGGGGATTCCAGACCAAAGCCTTACATTGGTCCA GGCAGCAGTAGCAACCTGAACATTTCTAGCGGTGAAGAGCTCTTCCCAATCTCTGGGGTGCTGGACTCCACCACCAACAGCCGTATGTCTGTACGTAGTGCCCTGACTCGAAACCTTATTGACCCAACCACAGCCCAGAAGCTCCTGGAGGCTCAGGCAGCCACGGGTGGCATCGTCGACCTCAACAGAAAGGACAAGTTCTCTGTTCACAAAGCAGTTGAGCTGGGTCTCATTGACAAAAGTCACATGCATCTGCTGCTGAATGCTCAGAAGGCCTTCACTGGAGTGGAGGATCCTGTGACCAAGGAGCGTCTCGCAGTAGGGCAAGCGGCTGAGAAAGGCTGGATACCTCAGGATAGTGCCATGAGGTACATGGAAGCACAGTACCTGACTGGGGGGCTGGTGAACCCCCATAAAGCTGGTCGCATCAGTGTCCAAGATGCTCTTAACACCAAGATAATCGACAGCACAGTAGCCAAGAACCTCCAAGACAAGTCTGCCCACACCAAAGAGTTGATTGACCCCATCACAAAAGAGAAGATCTCGTACAAGGAGGCAATGGATCGCTGCAAAAAAGATGTCACTACAGGGCTCTTGCTGCTCCCTGCAGCCTCCAGTGGTGACTCCAAAGATGCACCATCATACTCCAACTATCGATTCCCTGGCTCCTACAGCCAAGTCTAG